The Christensenella timonensis DNA segment AAAACGGTTCCCTTGCGGACATCCTGCATGCTTTGCGCGAGCAAGGGATCGAGGGGAAGGTGCTCGATTCCGTGCCTGCAAACCCCACGCCGGAAGATGTGCAGGCGCTGTGCGGGTATGCACCGGAATTCTCGTTTGTCGTTGCTGTGGGCGGCGGCAGTGCGATCGACGCGGCAAAGGGTGTGGCGGTTCTGGCAGCAAACGATGTGCCGCCGTCGGCTATGTATGATAAATCTTACCGGAATACGCCCCTGCCCGTCATAGCGGTACCCACGACTTGCGGAACGGGAAGTGAAGTGACGGCGGTGTCTGTACTCACGGTAGGGGAGTCCAAGCAGTCGTTTTCCAGCCCGGACCTGCTGCCCAAGGCGGCGTTTTTGGATGCCGGTTATTTAAAGACGCTGCCCATGCGCGTGATGCTCGATACGGCGCTGGATGCGCTTTCGCACAGTGTGGAGGCATATTTGCTTGCGGATTCGTGGTCGAATGACATGATCGCGGAGCAGGCGTTCCGCAATTTTGCGAAATATAAGGAAGCGCTAGAGCGGCGCGAGTTTACTGACGAAGATAGGGCATTGATGCTTTATACGGCGACGCTGGGCGGGATCGCGATCTATGTCGGCGGTACGAGCGCGGTGCACACGATGGGATATCCGATCACGGTCTTAAAAGATATCCCGCACGGGCGCGCATGCGCGCTCACGCTGGGAGAATATATTGGGTTTGTTTATGATGCGAACAAGGAAAAAGTGGACACGATGTGTAAGCTGCTCCAAGTCGACGGGATCCGAGGATTTCAGGAAATGCTGAAAGGCCTGATTGGGGAAACGGCGGTGTACACCGAAGAAGAAATACGCGGCTTCGTGGAGATCGCGGCGGAAGCGGCGATGAAAAAGAAAAATGCAAAACCGATCACGAGGGAAGATATTTTCGCGCTGTATTGCAAAGCCCTGTGCCCGCAAAAGTGAAAGGATAAGGTATGTCAAAATCATTGAGCGAAGTGTTCAGCTCTGCGTGGAGCATGGCAAAAAGGAATTTTGTGGCATTGTTTGTGCCGACGGTCATATACGTCGGAGTAGTGCTTTTGCTTTATGGGATCAATGCTTCAGGTGAATTGACAAGCCTGACCCGTATGGATCAGGCCGGCTATGTGCCGCAGGGCGCCCCGATATGGACGTCCGCGGTGATGTTTGCCATATCTGTTTTCCTGGCCCCTCTGTACAGCGGTTTCATTACGGCGGTGCTGCGGGGAACAAGTATCACCGGAAAGCCTACGCCCATGCGGGCTGCGTGGCAGGCAGCGTGTGCAAACTATACGAAATACCTGCTGACAACCCTGACACAAATCCTCTTCGGCTTTGTTTTCGCTATGGTGATCGCGGTCATCGCAGTCGTGGCGGTCTTCGTATCAGCCCTTCAGAACATGGTGGATTGGGCGGTCTATTCGCCCGACGTATGGGAGGCGCTGGCAACGCTCTTTTCCGCACTGTTTCCGGCGATCGTCATCATGGCGGTCATCGGGTGGTTTTACCAGTTCAGCCAGATGTTCCTTTCATACATACCGGGCATGGAACAAACGCAGGGCTTCAAGGCATTTTTCAGCAGTTTTCGTTATATCTACAGGGGAAACTTCCTGAAAAATCTGGGGCATA contains these protein-coding regions:
- a CDS encoding iron-containing alcohol dehydrogenase gives rise to the protein MEFTFQVPTEIIVGQGCIRKNAEKFSQFGKKALVVKSASAEKNGSLADILHALREQGIEGKVLDSVPANPTPEDVQALCGYAPEFSFVVAVGGGSAIDAAKGVAVLAANDVPPSAMYDKSYRNTPLPVIAVPTTCGTGSEVTAVSVLTVGESKQSFSSPDLLPKAAFLDAGYLKTLPMRVMLDTALDALSHSVEAYLLADSWSNDMIAEQAFRNFAKYKEALERREFTDEDRALMLYTATLGGIAIYVGGTSAVHTMGYPITVLKDIPHGRACALTLGEYIGFVYDANKEKVDTMCKLLQVDGIRGFQEMLKGLIGETAVYTEEEIRGFVEIAAEAAMKKKNAKPITREDIFALYCKALCPQK